One segment of Rhodopirellula baltica SH 1 DNA contains the following:
- a CDS encoding cobalamin-binding protein has protein sequence MNIISLLPSATEIICALGLRDQLVGVTHECDYPSGVDRLAKVTQTLIPHDATSGEIDTMVRERLQTERALYSLKMPVVESLAPDLIVTQALCDVCAVAESEVNAAACSLPGKPRVVNLEPTSLSEMFDCITLVGKAANCPDRAATLIEQLKSRVARVRKRSEDWLARTGAKVPSVMLLEWIDPPFSAGHWSPELVRLAGGNECVGEAGERSVTTSWDRIREADPDVLFIACCGFSVSRTLEDVPILCGYPGWSDMKCVREDRVYVGDGSAYFSRPGPRLIDSLEILANTLHPEIHPLPDGLPPATHLKKVSGTFLGE, from the coding sequence ATGAACATCATTTCACTTCTGCCCAGTGCGACCGAAATCATTTGTGCGTTGGGACTGCGGGACCAACTCGTGGGTGTTACACACGAGTGCGATTACCCATCCGGTGTCGATCGCCTCGCGAAAGTCACTCAGACGTTGATCCCACATGATGCGACCAGCGGCGAGATTGACACGATGGTCCGAGAGCGACTGCAAACCGAGCGAGCCTTGTACTCACTGAAGATGCCGGTGGTGGAATCATTGGCGCCGGATCTGATCGTGACTCAAGCGTTGTGCGACGTGTGCGCGGTGGCGGAATCGGAAGTCAATGCGGCGGCGTGCTCCTTGCCCGGAAAGCCTCGCGTGGTGAACCTGGAACCGACCTCTTTGTCGGAGATGTTTGATTGCATCACGTTGGTTGGTAAAGCAGCCAATTGCCCGGACCGAGCGGCAACTCTGATTGAACAACTGAAATCGCGAGTCGCTCGAGTACGAAAACGTTCAGAGGATTGGTTAGCACGGACGGGGGCGAAAGTGCCGAGCGTGATGTTATTGGAGTGGATCGATCCTCCGTTCAGTGCTGGTCACTGGAGTCCGGAGTTGGTGCGATTAGCGGGCGGCAACGAATGTGTGGGCGAGGCCGGTGAGCGTTCCGTGACGACGTCTTGGGATCGCATTCGAGAAGCGGATCCAGATGTGCTGTTCATCGCATGTTGTGGTTTCAGCGTGTCGCGAACCCTGGAAGACGTGCCAATTTTGTGTGGCTATCCCGGATGGTCCGACATGAAATGTGTTCGCGAAGATCGCGTCTACGTGGGCGACGGTTCCGCCTACTTCAGTCGGCCGGGACCACGATTGATCGACAGCCTCGAAATCCTCGCCAATACCCTCCACCCTGAAATCCACCCACTCCCAGATGGCCTACCACCCGCCACGCACCTCAAAAAGGTGTCAGGTACCTTTTTGGGGGAATAG
- the hisI gene encoding phosphoribosyl-AMP cyclohydrolase, whose protein sequence is MSSHVPNFDAGVPCPKTGQPLLPAIAQDATTGRVLMLAWMNREAWDETISGNRAVYFSRSRGKLWRKGDTSGHAQVVREIRVDCDADTILLSVEQTGAACHENYESCFFRRVDPDGTTHITEERIA, encoded by the coding sequence ATGTCATCCCACGTGCCCAACTTTGACGCCGGAGTTCCGTGTCCCAAGACCGGTCAACCGTTGCTGCCCGCCATCGCCCAAGACGCCACCACCGGGCGGGTGTTGATGCTGGCGTGGATGAACCGCGAAGCTTGGGACGAAACCATCTCGGGCAATCGAGCGGTCTACTTCAGCCGTTCGAGAGGCAAACTTTGGCGGAAGGGTGACACCAGCGGCCACGCTCAGGTCGTACGGGAAATCCGAGTGGACTGCGACGCCGACACGATCCTTTTGTCCGTCGAACAAACCGGAGCTGCCTGCCACGAAAACTACGAAAGCTGTTTCTTCCGCCGCGTCGATCCCGACGGCACCACCCACATCACCGAAGAACGCATCGCCTAA